One genomic segment of Streptomyces liangshanensis includes these proteins:
- a CDS encoding citrate synthase 2 encodes MSDFVPGLEGVVAFETEIAEPDKEGGSLRYRGVDIENLVGQVSFGNVWGLLVDGAFDPGLPAAEPFPIPVHSGDIRVDVQSALAMLAPVWGLKPLLDIDETTARDDLARAAVMALSYVAQSARGQGVPMVPQREIDKAGSVVERFMIRWRGEPDPKHVKAVDAYWTSAAEHGMNASTFTARVIASTGADVAAALSGAVGAMSGPLHGGAPSRVLGMIEEIERTGDASAYVKQALDKGERLMGFGHRVYRAEDPRARVLRRTARELDAPRYEVAEALEKAALEELHARRPDRVLATNVEFWAAIVLDFAEVPAHMFTSMFTCARTAGWSAHILEQKRTGRLVRPSARYVGPGTRNVDEIEGFAGL; translated from the coding sequence ATGTCCGACTTCGTACCCGGACTCGAAGGAGTCGTCGCTTTCGAGACGGAGATCGCCGAACCGGACAAGGAGGGCGGATCGCTCCGCTACCGGGGCGTCGACATCGAGAACCTGGTGGGGCAGGTGTCCTTCGGCAACGTCTGGGGGCTGCTGGTCGACGGCGCCTTCGACCCGGGCCTGCCGGCCGCCGAACCCTTCCCGATCCCGGTCCACTCCGGTGACATCCGGGTGGACGTGCAGTCCGCGCTGGCCATGCTCGCGCCGGTCTGGGGCCTCAAGCCGCTCCTCGACATCGACGAGACCACGGCCCGCGACGACCTGGCGCGGGCCGCCGTGATGGCGCTCTCGTACGTGGCGCAGTCGGCGCGCGGTCAGGGCGTGCCGATGGTGCCGCAGCGGGAGATCGACAAGGCGGGGAGCGTCGTGGAGCGCTTCATGATCCGCTGGCGCGGGGAGCCCGACCCGAAGCACGTGAAGGCGGTCGACGCGTACTGGACGTCGGCGGCGGAGCACGGCATGAACGCCTCGACGTTCACCGCCCGGGTGATCGCCTCGACCGGCGCCGACGTCGCCGCCGCCCTGTCGGGCGCGGTGGGAGCGATGTCGGGGCCGCTGCACGGCGGCGCCCCGTCGCGGGTCCTCGGGATGATCGAGGAGATCGAGCGTACGGGCGACGCGTCGGCGTACGTGAAGCAGGCGCTCGACAAGGGCGAGCGGCTGATGGGCTTCGGCCACCGCGTCTACCGCGCGGAGGACCCGCGGGCCCGCGTGCTGCGCCGTACGGCCCGGGAGCTGGACGCGCCGCGCTACGAGGTGGCCGAGGCGCTGGAGAAGGCGGCGCTGGAGGAGTTGCACGCGCGCAGGCCCGACCGGGTGCTGGCGACCAACGTGGAGTTCTGGGCGGCGATCGTGCTGGACTTCGCGGAGGTCCCGGCGCACATGTTCACGTCGATGTTCACGTGTGCGCGTACGGCTGGCTGGTCGG
- the pdxH gene encoding pyridoxamine 5'-phosphate oxidase translates to MRHVSDSVPSELPDSPPAEASTGLPSGPPSDAPDPAVMRERYRSMPLLGTDLAPAPMDQFSRWFTDAVAGGLQEPNAMVVSTATPDGRPSSRTVLLKAYDHRGFVFYTNYTSRKGREIGENPYVSLLFPWHPLARQVLVTGRAERVGRDETAAYFRTRPHGSQLGAWASDQSSPIGTREELLARYEDLAARYPEGEQVPVPPGWGGFRVVPGTVEFWQGHENRLHDRLRYVAEGKDWRVERLCP, encoded by the coding sequence ATGAGGCACGTGTCTGACTCCGTGCCTTCCGAGTTGCCCGACTCCCCGCCCGCCGAGGCATCCACCGGACTGCCGTCCGGGCCTCCGTCCGACGCGCCCGACCCCGCCGTCATGCGCGAGCGCTACCGCAGCATGCCGCTGCTGGGGACGGACCTGGCCCCCGCGCCCATGGACCAGTTCTCCCGCTGGTTCACGGACGCCGTGGCCGGCGGCCTGCAGGAGCCCAACGCCATGGTCGTGTCGACGGCCACCCCGGACGGCCGCCCGTCCTCCCGCACCGTGCTGCTCAAGGCGTACGACCACCGCGGCTTTGTCTTCTACACGAACTACACCTCCCGCAAGGGCCGCGAGATCGGGGAGAACCCGTACGTCTCGTTGCTCTTCCCGTGGCACCCGCTGGCCCGCCAGGTCCTCGTGACCGGCCGGGCGGAGCGGGTCGGCCGCGACGAGACGGCCGCGTACTTCCGCACCCGCCCCCACGGCTCGCAGCTCGGGGCGTGGGCGAGCGACCAGTCCAGCCCGATCGGGACCCGGGAGGAGCTGCTCGCCCGGTACGAGGACCTGGCGGCTCGCTACCCGGAGGGCGAACAGGTGCCGGTGCCGCCCGGATGGGGCGGCTTCCGGGTGGTGCCCGGGACGGTCGAGTTCTGGCAGGGGCACGAGAACCGGCTGCACGACCGGCTGCGGTACGTGGCCGAGGGGAAGGACTGGCGGGTGGAGCGGCTCTGCCCGTGA
- a CDS encoding PAS domain-containing protein: MSASRRGTTSVPGPEEPGSAPGSGPGSGPEAAREPERDGPGSDLLAALLDGMDAALCAFDADGVITHWNREAERILGWSAAEAVGRRGFAGWAVRTADADEVRGRLMAAMDAPGRQVHEFALLRKDGSRVLVRTQSAGVRAADGKPAGVYCAFSEVHAQIDLERSIALSEALFDEASWGVVLLDVDLRPTVVNGHAARALGSGRTSVLGRPLAELVTQGVEEVEAALHHVLAEGAPRELVELWVTVPTAEGGRRRRCWRSGFLRLASPLAEEPVPLGVGWMFQDVTETKLAAQDADRLRFRSGQLHRAGRAASECEDAAEAAVVHLDFALAGFADHALLDLVVEGERPAAFVASSSDGPVRLVRAAATPSGGGAGPGMPLVTSGIPVRYGSGHPALQAMDRIGSVRASAPGGAAAPPTWAVSRQWPPDTVHVLCTVLRSRGRSLGVVTFLRSASRPPFERPDAVYAEDVTLRVAALLDLARELRG; encoded by the coding sequence ATGAGTGCTTCTCGCAGGGGGACCACCAGCGTGCCCGGGCCGGAAGAGCCGGGTTCCGCGCCCGGCTCCGGGCCCGGCTCCGGACCGGAGGCGGCCCGGGAGCCGGAGCGCGACGGGCCGGGTTCCGACCTGCTCGCGGCCCTGCTCGACGGCATGGACGCCGCGCTCTGCGCCTTCGACGCGGACGGTGTGATCACGCACTGGAACCGCGAGGCGGAGCGGATCCTCGGCTGGTCGGCCGCCGAGGCCGTCGGCCGGCGCGGCTTCGCGGGCTGGGCGGTGCGCACCGCCGACGCCGACGAGGTGCGGGGCAGGCTGATGGCCGCGATGGACGCGCCGGGCCGCCAGGTCCACGAGTTCGCGCTGCTGCGCAAGGACGGCAGCCGGGTGCTCGTACGGACCCAGTCGGCCGGGGTGCGCGCCGCGGACGGGAAGCCCGCGGGGGTGTACTGCGCGTTCAGCGAGGTCCACGCGCAGATCGACCTGGAGCGGTCCATAGCGCTCAGCGAGGCCCTCTTCGACGAGGCGTCCTGGGGCGTGGTCCTCCTGGACGTCGACCTCCGCCCGACCGTCGTCAACGGGCACGCGGCGCGGGCGCTCGGCTCCGGGCGTACGTCGGTGCTCGGCCGGCCCCTCGCCGAGCTGGTCACGCAGGGGGTCGAGGAGGTCGAGGCGGCGCTCCACCACGTGCTGGCCGAGGGCGCGCCCCGGGAGCTGGTCGAGCTGTGGGTGACGGTCCCCACGGCCGAGGGCGGGCGGCGGCGGCGCTGCTGGCGCAGCGGGTTCCTGCGGCTGGCGTCCCCGCTGGCGGAGGAGCCGGTGCCGCTGGGCGTGGGCTGGATGTTCCAGGACGTCACGGAGACGAAGCTGGCGGCGCAGGACGCGGACCGGCTGCGGTTCCGCTCCGGTCAGCTGCACCGCGCGGGGCGGGCGGCGTCGGAGTGCGAGGACGCGGCCGAGGCGGCGGTGGTCCATCTGGACTTCGCCCTGGCGGGCTTCGCGGACCACGCGCTGCTCGACCTGGTGGTGGAGGGGGAGCGCCCGGCGGCCTTCGTCGCGTCGTCGTCGGACGGGCCGGTGCGGCTGGTCCGGGCGGCGGCGACGCCTTCCGGCGGGGGCGCGGGGCCGGGCATGCCGCTGGTCACGAGCGGGATCCCGGTGCGGTACGGGAGCGGGCACCCGGCGCTCCAGGCGATGGACCGGATCGGTTCGGTCCGGGCGAGTGCGCCGGGCGGCGCCGCCGCGCCGCCGACGTGGGCGGTGTCGCGGCAATGGCCGCCGGACACGGTGCACGTGCTGTGCACGGTGCTGCGGAGCCGGGGGAGGTCGCTGGGGGTGGTGACATTCCTGCGGAGCGCGAGCCGCCCACCCTTCGAGCGACCCGACGCGGTGTACGCGGAGGACGTGACGCTCCGGGTGGCAGCCCTGCTGGACCTGGCACGGGAACTACGCGGGTAG
- a CDS encoding SulP family inorganic anion transporter: MLTLLKDPRVLRRDILASLVVFLVALPLCVGVAVASGVPAELGLVTGIVGGLVVGFLPGSSLQVSGPAAGLTVLVYEAVKEFGIGALGAIVLASGLLQLALGAFGFGRWFRAISVAVVQGMLAGIGLVLVLGQVYAMADTAQPSGGLGKLAGLPGLAWDIITDGTTLTAFLVGAGTVAVLVLWPRFPDRVRAVPGPLAAVALATGATLVLDLPLAKVEVKGLLASVRPPGLDDFGVLAGVAGIGTLLAFTLIASAESLFSAAAIDRMHDGPRTDYNKELMAQGVGNTVCGALGALPMTAVIVRSAANVQAGARTSLSRILHGLWLLLFAALLPAAIGVIPLASLAGVLVYAGFKLVPVKELAPLWRDHRGEAVVLAVTAVAILVTNLFEGVVLGLLLAVVKTAWEISHLHVDVRELTGGRLVVSVTGNATFLRLPRIMEQLEGLPKDRPIELDLSGLRHLDHACRISLENWALRHNDAETEPVRLLPPAAAVPRARGVDERTTGSGAG; encoded by the coding sequence ATGCTCACGCTGTTGAAGGACCCACGGGTCCTGAGGCGCGACATCCTCGCGTCCCTCGTCGTCTTCCTCGTCGCTCTCCCCCTCTGTGTCGGCGTCGCCGTCGCCTCCGGGGTCCCGGCCGAACTGGGCCTGGTCACCGGTATCGTCGGCGGGCTCGTCGTCGGCTTCCTGCCGGGGAGCTCACTCCAGGTCAGCGGCCCCGCCGCCGGCCTCACCGTGCTCGTGTACGAAGCCGTGAAGGAGTTCGGCATCGGCGCCCTCGGCGCCATCGTGCTCGCCTCCGGTCTGCTCCAACTGGCCCTGGGCGCCTTCGGGTTCGGCCGCTGGTTCCGGGCCATCTCCGTCGCCGTCGTGCAGGGCATGCTCGCGGGCATCGGGCTCGTGCTCGTCCTCGGACAGGTGTACGCCATGGCGGACACCGCCCAGCCCTCCGGCGGCCTCGGCAAGCTCGCCGGGCTCCCGGGGCTGGCCTGGGACATCATCACCGACGGGACGACGCTCACCGCGTTCCTCGTCGGCGCGGGGACGGTCGCCGTCCTGGTGCTCTGGCCCCGCTTCCCGGACCGCGTGCGGGCGGTCCCGGGGCCCCTGGCGGCGGTGGCACTGGCCACCGGCGCGACACTCGTGCTCGACCTGCCGCTCGCCAAGGTGGAGGTCAAGGGGCTGCTCGCCTCCGTCCGGCCGCCCGGCCTCGACGACTTCGGCGTGCTCGCCGGGGTCGCGGGGATCGGTACGCTGCTCGCCTTCACCCTGATCGCCTCCGCCGAGAGCCTGTTCAGCGCCGCCGCGATCGACCGGATGCACGACGGTCCGCGTACGGACTACAACAAGGAACTCATGGCGCAGGGCGTGGGGAACACGGTCTGCGGGGCGCTCGGCGCGCTCCCGATGACAGCCGTCATCGTCCGCAGCGCCGCCAACGTCCAGGCGGGGGCGCGCACTTCGCTCTCCCGCATCCTGCACGGCCTGTGGCTGCTGCTGTTCGCGGCGCTGCTGCCGGCCGCGATCGGTGTGATTCCGCTGGCCTCCCTGGCGGGGGTGCTGGTGTACGCCGGGTTCAAGCTCGTCCCGGTGAAGGAGCTGGCGCCGCTGTGGCGCGACCACCGGGGTGAGGCCGTGGTCCTCGCGGTCACGGCGGTGGCGATCCTGGTCACCAACCTCTTCGAGGGCGTGGTCCTCGGACTGCTCCTCGCCGTGGTGAAGACCGCGTGGGAGATCTCGCACCTGCACGTCGACGTACGGGAGCTGACCGGCGGCCGGCTGGTGGTGTCGGTCACCGGCAACGCCACGTTCCTGCGACTGCCGCGGATAATGGAACAGTTGGAGGGCCTCCCGAAGGACCGTCCCATCGAACTGGACCTGTCGGGGCTGCGCCACCTCGACCACGCGTGCCGCATCTCCCTGGAGAACTGGGCGCTGCGGCACAACGACGCCGAGACGGAGCCGGTACGGCTGCTGCCCCCGGCGGCGGCGGTACCCCGGGCCCGGGGCGTGGACGAGCGAACCACGGGCAGCGGAGCAGGCTGA
- a CDS encoding carbonic anhydrase, which yields MKSLVDHARTFSVQVAERPEEFRELAAGQTPQALFITCSDSRVIPSLITGARPGELFELRTAGNIVPRYDEQRPSGETATIEYALRVLGIRDIVVCGHSHCGAVGALVRGDDLSALPAVRGWLDHGVSSLPAGQGLAHAVRHHAAAQLDTLRGYPSVRERIADGTLALHAWYYEVDTGAISAHRPDLGGEFKPL from the coding sequence ATGAAGTCACTCGTCGATCACGCCCGTACCTTCTCCGTCCAGGTGGCGGAGCGTCCCGAGGAGTTCCGAGAACTCGCCGCGGGGCAGACCCCGCAGGCACTCTTCATCACCTGCTCGGACTCACGGGTGATCCCGTCCCTGATCACCGGCGCCCGCCCCGGCGAGCTCTTCGAGCTCCGTACGGCGGGCAACATCGTCCCCCGCTACGACGAACAGCGCCCCAGCGGCGAGACCGCGACCATCGAGTACGCGCTGCGCGTGCTCGGCATCCGCGACATCGTCGTCTGCGGGCACTCCCACTGCGGGGCGGTCGGCGCCCTCGTGCGCGGCGACGACCTCTCCGCCCTGCCCGCCGTCCGCGGCTGGCTCGACCACGGAGTGTCCTCACTGCCGGCCGGACAAGGCCTGGCCCACGCCGTCCGCCACCACGCGGCGGCCCAGCTCGACACGCTCCGCGGCTATCCCTCCGTGCGGGAACGGATCGCCGACGGCACGCTCGCGCTGCACGCCTGGTACTACGAAGTGGACACCGGCGCGATCAGCGCCCACCGGCCCGACCTGGGCGGGGAGTTCAAACCGCTGTGA
- a CDS encoding SIS domain-containing protein, with amino-acid sequence MSESKLADQFFDAAIGLLQRVRDTEAANIAAAGRAIADTVAAGGRLFAFGAGHSSLAAQDVVYRAGGFALMNLLAVPGVVGVDVMPATLGSALERVEGLATTVLDASPATAGDVLVVISLSGRNVLPVEMASHARALGLTVIGVTSVAYASSTEARNPLGGFLKDHCDIVLDNGIAVGDAELTADGIEAPFAPASTVVTSALMQAMMAAAAGELVERGTEPPLLRSGNVDGGPEWNVRVMTEYRDRIFYRH; translated from the coding sequence ATGAGCGAGAGCAAGCTGGCCGACCAGTTCTTCGATGCCGCGATCGGCCTGCTCCAGCGCGTACGGGACACGGAGGCGGCGAACATCGCGGCGGCCGGGCGGGCCATCGCCGACACCGTCGCGGCCGGGGGCCGGCTGTTCGCCTTCGGCGCCGGGCACTCCTCGCTCGCCGCGCAGGACGTCGTCTACCGCGCGGGCGGCTTCGCCCTGATGAACCTGCTGGCCGTGCCCGGAGTGGTCGGGGTCGACGTCATGCCGGCCACGCTCGGCTCGGCGCTGGAGCGGGTGGAGGGCCTCGCGACCACCGTGCTCGACGCGAGCCCGGCCACCGCCGGCGACGTCCTGGTGGTCATCTCGCTCTCCGGGCGCAACGTCCTCCCCGTCGAGATGGCGTCGCACGCGCGGGCGCTCGGCCTGACCGTCATCGGGGTGACGTCGGTGGCGTACGCGAGCAGCACCGAGGCCCGCAACCCCCTCGGCGGCTTCCTCAAGGACCACTGCGACATCGTCCTCGACAACGGCATCGCCGTCGGGGACGCGGAACTGACCGCCGACGGCATCGAGGCGCCCTTCGCGCCCGCGTCGACCGTCGTCACCAGCGCCCTGATGCAGGCCATGATGGCGGCGGCGGCCGGCGAACTCGTCGAGCGCGGCACCGAGCCCCCGCTGCTGCGATCGGGCAATGTGGACGGCGGGCCCGAGTGGAACGTACGGGTGATGACCGAGTACCGCGACCGTATCTTCTACCGCCACTGA
- a CDS encoding metal-dependent transcriptional regulator translates to MSGLIDTTEMYLRTILELEEEGVVPMRARIAERLDQSGPTVSQTVARMERDGLVQVAGDRHLELTEEGRRLAIRVMRKHRLAECLLVDVIGLEWEQVHAEACRWEHVMSEAVERRVLELLRHPTESPYGNPIPGLEELGEKSEADPFLDAGMVSLAELDPGAEGKTVVVRRIGEPIQTDAQLMYTLRRAGVQPGSVVSVTESPGGVLVGSSGEAAELDAEVASHVFVAKR, encoded by the coding sequence ATGTCCGGACTGATCGACACCACGGAGATGTATCTCCGCACCATCCTCGAACTCGAAGAGGAAGGTGTGGTCCCGATGCGCGCCCGGATCGCCGAGCGGCTCGACCAGAGCGGGCCCACGGTGAGCCAGACCGTGGCCCGCATGGAGCGCGACGGCCTGGTCCAGGTGGCCGGCGACCGGCATCTGGAGCTGACGGAGGAAGGGCGCAGGCTGGCGATCCGCGTCATGCGCAAGCACCGGCTCGCCGAGTGCCTCCTGGTCGACGTGATCGGCCTGGAGTGGGAGCAGGTGCACGCGGAGGCGTGTCGCTGGGAGCACGTGATGAGCGAGGCGGTGGAGCGGCGCGTCCTGGAGCTGCTGCGCCACCCGACGGAGTCGCCGTACGGCAATCCGATCCCGGGCCTGGAGGAGCTGGGCGAGAAGTCCGAGGCCGACCCGTTCCTGGACGCGGGCATGGTGAGCCTGGCGGAGCTGGATCCGGGCGCCGAGGGCAAGACGGTGGTGGTACGGCGGATCGGCGAGCCGATCCAGACCGACGCCCAGCTGATGTACACGCTGCGGCGGGCCGGGGTGCAGCCCGGGTCCGTGGTGAGCGTGACGGAGTCGCCCGGCGGGGTGCTGGTGGGCAGCAGCGGCGAGGCGGCGGAGCTGGACGCGGAGGTGGCGTCGCACGTGTTCGTGGCCAAGCGCTGA
- a CDS encoding alpha/beta fold hydrolase: MVQRIDVTGAEGVRLAAWEFAEPPKRGGDGERGSGVLLLHGLMGRASHWASTARWLSERHRAVALDQRGHGRSEKPAEGPFTREAYVADAEAVVEQLGLAPVTLIGHSMGALTAWQLAAKRPDLVRALIICDMRASALGAASQREWEDWFKAWPVPFATLADVRKWFGEDDPWVERPTPARGEFYAEVMAERADGWGPVFSRRQMLTSRETWVHDAHWEELAQVRCPTLVVRGLDGELGRAEAQEMVRVLPRGAYAEVADAGHLVHYDRPDAWHEAIAPFLNEVLTP, encoded by the coding sequence ATGGTTCAGCGCATCGATGTGACCGGAGCCGAGGGGGTACGCCTCGCCGCCTGGGAGTTCGCCGAGCCGCCCAAGCGGGGTGGGGACGGCGAGCGGGGTTCCGGCGTGTTACTGCTCCACGGACTGATGGGCCGCGCCTCGCACTGGGCCTCGACGGCCCGGTGGCTGTCCGAGCGGCACCGCGCGGTCGCGCTCGACCAGCGGGGCCACGGGCGCAGCGAGAAGCCGGCGGAGGGCCCCTTCACCCGCGAGGCGTACGTGGCCGACGCGGAGGCCGTGGTCGAACAGCTCGGGCTGGCGCCGGTCACCCTGATCGGGCACTCGATGGGCGCGCTGACGGCGTGGCAGCTCGCGGCGAAGCGGCCGGACCTGGTGCGGGCGCTGATCATCTGCGACATGCGGGCGTCCGCGCTGGGCGCGGCGTCGCAGCGGGAGTGGGAGGACTGGTTCAAGGCGTGGCCGGTTCCGTTCGCGACGCTCGCCGACGTCAGGAAGTGGTTCGGCGAGGACGACCCGTGGGTGGAGCGGCCCACGCCGGCGCGCGGGGAGTTCTACGCGGAGGTGATGGCGGAGCGGGCGGACGGCTGGGGCCCGGTCTTCTCGCGCCGCCAGATGCTGACGTCGCGGGAGACGTGGGTGCATGACGCGCACTGGGAGGAGCTGGCGCAGGTCCGGTGCCCGACGCTGGTGGTCCGCGGCCTGGACGGGGAGTTGGGGCGGGCGGAGGCGCAGGAGATGGTGCGGGTGCTGCCCCGGGGGGCGTACGCGGAGGTCGCTGACGCGGGCCACCTGGTCCACTACGACCGCCCCGACGCCTGGCACGAGGCGATCGCGCCTTTCCTGAACGAGGTCCTGACCCCGTAG
- a CDS encoding tetratricopeptide repeat protein, protein MDAEDLDYRTRTSTGCIPAHLVAKLLELGHEQEVALQATRGEWFCAVEWSRLLGERGQREKALAVLAPYVATNWWPAARARAELLEGYGRAEEAIVLSRPYAEAGDLQARVFFARLLARHGRADEAFGLLRSGMQDWFLAQCLVDVAEAAGRDEEAAELLTARIAAAVPACDDPDCGNIRIEPFNAIGLLATVRERQGRVEEAIALLHTRTSTSVNGRDQLADLLARHDRVAELRAYASSEFHGHAVQRLAELLEEGGDAEGAIAAYRAFGASPGDMWHVVVPLSRLLVRLGRVDEAIEVVRALADRRGGAEDWVVHTLCTLYADHGRAQEGLAYLDALKARHGGREEPEFFSMRLPLMAGCGLLDEAIEQARAHLDGDTWYAACDLSDLLAKAGRTEEALAVLEQDPSANDSLRAERLIDLGRIEEAVHILQQPRPVVIMPPWDGTYSTEPPF, encoded by the coding sequence GTGGACGCTGAAGATCTTGACTACCGGACCCGGACGTCGACGGGCTGCATACCTGCACACCTCGTGGCGAAACTCCTCGAACTCGGCCACGAGCAAGAGGTCGCGCTCCAAGCCACCCGCGGAGAATGGTTCTGCGCGGTCGAGTGGTCCCGGCTGCTCGGGGAACGCGGCCAGCGCGAGAAGGCCTTGGCGGTGCTCGCCCCCTACGTCGCCACGAACTGGTGGCCCGCGGCCCGCGCCCGGGCTGAGCTGCTGGAGGGCTACGGCCGGGCGGAGGAGGCGATCGTGCTGTCCCGCCCGTACGCGGAGGCCGGAGACCTCCAGGCGCGGGTCTTCTTCGCGCGCCTGTTGGCACGCCACGGCCGCGCCGACGAGGCGTTCGGGCTGCTGCGTTCCGGGATGCAGGACTGGTTCCTCGCCCAATGCCTCGTCGACGTCGCCGAAGCGGCGGGCCGGGACGAGGAGGCGGCGGAGTTGTTGACCGCCCGGATAGCCGCGGCCGTCCCCGCGTGCGACGACCCCGACTGCGGCAACATCCGGATCGAGCCGTTCAACGCGATCGGCCTGCTGGCCACCGTCCGGGAACGCCAGGGCCGGGTCGAGGAGGCGATCGCCCTGCTGCACACCCGCACCTCCACCTCCGTCAACGGGCGCGACCAGCTGGCGGATCTGCTGGCGAGGCACGATCGGGTCGCGGAACTGCGTGCGTACGCGTCTTCCGAGTTCCACGGGCACGCCGTGCAACGCCTCGCCGAGTTGCTGGAGGAAGGTGGCGACGCGGAAGGCGCGATCGCCGCCTACCGGGCCTTCGGTGCCTCACCGGGAGACATGTGGCACGTGGTCGTCCCGCTGTCCCGGCTCCTGGTCCGGCTCGGACGGGTGGACGAGGCGATCGAGGTCGTACGGGCACTGGCCGACCGGCGCGGCGGCGCGGAGGACTGGGTCGTTCACACGTTGTGCACGCTGTACGCCGACCACGGCCGGGCCCAGGAGGGGCTGGCCTACCTCGACGCCCTCAAGGCTCGGCACGGCGGCCGGGAGGAGCCGGAATTCTTCTCGATGCGGCTTCCGCTCATGGCTGGTTGCGGCCTGCTCGACGAAGCGATCGAGCAGGCGCGGGCGCACCTCGACGGCGACACCTGGTACGCGGCCTGCGACCTCTCCGACCTGCTCGCCAAGGCCGGCCGTACCGAGGAAGCCCTCGCCGTCCTCGAACAGGACCCGTCGGCCAACGACTCCCTCCGCGCCGAGCGGCTCATCGACCTCGGCCGCATCGAGGAGGCGGTACACATCCTCCAACAGCCGAGGCCCGTCGTGATCATGCCGCCCTGGGACGGCACCTATTCCACGGAACCACCGTTCTGA
- a CDS encoding transporter: MNATALTPLFVRLKLSLLRNGLRQSSGRKAVHIISLVFALLIAAGQFLGLVLLRGNAHASTVTVLLAAVLAVGWAALPLFFPGGDETLDPTRLVMLPLRPRPLVGALLVASLVGIGPLFSLCLLAGSAVASARGAAGVVVAVVAVPLALLVCVALARAVAAANTRLLTSRKGRDLAVLSGLVIAVGAQFVSYGAQRLGDAGGLSQLAPTADVVRWLPPASALGAVDSASEGAYGSAALQLLLTVAALGALLFAWERSLVKLMTTPDGSTLSAAEPSRKGASSRPGSRPSSLRPSFLRVPEGRTGAVIVRSLRYAWRDPKTKAGWVTSLAVGLIVPLLNAFQGSGSIYLSLFAVGLIGAQMTNQFGQDTSAFWMVALTISSARDAYLELRARAVALVLVVLPYSLLVTALTAAVLRDWSKVPEALGLSFALLGSLLATGAVTSARLAYSVPQDSGYKNVAPGQAGLAWMSMLGGVLVGAVLSAPVVILTIWLSGSASAWVVLPVGVAYGYLMAEAGLRVAAPQTSERLPEILGAVSKG, translated from the coding sequence GTGAACGCGACCGCGCTGACCCCGCTCTTCGTACGGCTGAAACTCTCGCTCCTGCGCAACGGGCTGCGGCAGTCGTCCGGCCGCAAGGCCGTGCACATCATCTCGCTCGTCTTCGCCCTGCTCATCGCGGCGGGCCAGTTCCTCGGCCTCGTCCTGCTGCGGGGCAACGCCCACGCGAGCACGGTGACCGTCCTGCTGGCCGCCGTACTGGCGGTGGGCTGGGCCGCGTTGCCGTTGTTCTTCCCCGGCGGCGACGAGACCCTCGACCCGACGCGGCTGGTGATGCTGCCGCTGCGGCCGCGGCCGCTGGTCGGGGCGCTGCTCGTGGCGTCGCTGGTGGGGATCGGGCCGCTGTTCTCGCTGTGCCTGCTGGCCGGCTCCGCGGTGGCGTCGGCGCGCGGGGCGGCGGGGGTGGTCGTGGCGGTGGTCGCCGTACCGCTCGCGCTGCTGGTGTGCGTGGCGCTGGCGCGGGCCGTCGCGGCGGCCAACACCCGGCTGCTGACGTCCCGCAAGGGCCGTGACCTCGCGGTCCTGAGCGGGCTGGTGATCGCGGTCGGCGCGCAGTTCGTCAGCTACGGGGCCCAGCGGCTCGGTGACGCGGGCGGCCTGTCCCAGCTGGCGCCGACGGCGGACGTCGTACGGTGGCTGCCACCCGCCTCGGCGCTCGGCGCGGTGGACTCGGCGAGCGAGGGCGCGTACGGGAGCGCGGCACTGCAACTGCTGCTCACCGTGGCGGCGCTGGGCGCGCTCCTCTTCGCGTGGGAACGGTCCCTGGTGAAGCTGATGACCACGCCGGACGGCTCCACGCTGTCGGCGGCGGAGCCGTCGCGGAAGGGGGCGTCCTCTCGGCCGGGGTCGCGTCCTTCCTCGCTCCGGCCGTCCTTCCTCCGGGTGCCCGAGGGGCGTACCGGCGCGGTGATCGTGCGCAGCCTGCGGTACGCGTGGCGTGATCCGAAGACGAAGGCGGGGTGGGTGACGTCGCTGGCGGTGGGTCTGATCGTGCCGCTGCTCAACGCCTTCCAGGGGAGCGGGTCGATCTATCTGTCGCTGTTCGCGGTGGGGTTGATCGGCGCGCAGATGACGAACCAGTTCGGGCAGGACACCTCGGCGTTCTGGATGGTGGCGCTGACGATCTCCTCGGCGCGTGACGCGTACCTCGAACTGCGGGCGCGGGCGGTGGCGTTGGTCCTGGTCGTGCTGCCGTACTCGCTGCTGGTCACGGCGTTGACCGCCGCCGTGCTCCGCGACTGGAGCAAGGTGCCCGAGGCACTCGGCCTGTCCTTCGCCCTGCTGGGCTCGCTGCTGGCGACGGGCGCGGTGACGTCGGCGCGGCTGGCGTACTCCGTCCCGCAGGACAGCGGCTACAAGAACGTGGCGCCGGGGCAGGCGGGGCTGGCGTGGATGTCGATGCTGGGAGGTGTGCTGGTCGGGGCGGTGCTGTCGGCGCCGGTGGTGATCCTGACGATCTGGCTCTCGGGGTCCGCGTCGGCGTGGGTGGTCCTGCCGGTGGGGGTGGCCTACGGGTACCTCATGGCGGAGGCGGGCCTGAGGGTGGCGGCCCCCCAGACGTCGGAGCGCCTGCCGGAGATCCTGGGGGCGGTGAGCAAGGGGTAG